The following proteins are co-located in the Solea senegalensis isolate Sse05_10M linkage group LG12, IFAPA_SoseM_1, whole genome shotgun sequence genome:
- the rad9a gene encoding cell cycle checkpoint control protein RAD9A, translating to MDCVVTGGNVKVLAKAIHSLSRIGDELYVEPQDDALALRSVNSSRSAYGCFLFAPLFFSRYTVPSENDFRCKMAIKSVQAVFRSLASLEKTVEKCHIELDMKKNRLTFTLHCKHGLLKTHNLSFQDSESLQAVFDKDSCSNVFRAHPRLLVDTVMHFPPSLEEVTVSVNDERMWFRNHVDEETELSKAMLTELCLASDEFDQFSVQGQSSVTFCLKELRGLLVFAESTGLPISMYLDEPGSPVVLSVTDSVLEGNFVLATLSDDPNHHKNNTRRAQTPPSAPPDFENDDIDSYLIAMDTSIVPGPSATGPPTPHLAESTYSKQPAAAKHSTNIHSEEEEEEEDEMADSDGPPNKKFCSLFFGSVLPPSSQMSTQPLTNQEVLASDSEEDT from the exons ATGGACTGTGTCGTGACGGGAGGAAACGTTAAAG TGTTGGCCAAAGCCATCCACTCCCTGTCCAGGATCGGTGATGAGCTGTATGTGGAGCCTCAGGATGATGCT cTGGCTCTGCGGTCTGTGAACTCATCTCGGTCTGCTTATGGTTGTTTCCTGTTTGCACCACTCTTCTTCAGcag GTACACTGTCCCCAGTGAGAATGATTTCCGCTGCAAGATGGCAATAAAG AGTGTGCAGGCTGTGTTCAGGTCTCTGGCGTCTCTTGAGAAGACTGTGGAGAAGTGTCATATTGAGCTGGACATGAAGAAGAACCGCCTCACCTTCACGCTGCACTGCAAGCATG GTCTCCTGAAGACACACAACCTGTCTTTCCAGGACAGTGAAAGTTTACAGGCAGTCTTTGATAAGGACAGTTGTTCCAATGTTTTTAGGGCCCATCCCAG GCTGCTGGTGGACACAGTTATGCATTTTCCCCCATCTCTGGAAGAAGTAACTGTTTCAGTGAATGATGAGCGAATGTGGTTCAGGAATCATGTGGATGAAGAAACAG AGTTGTCTAAGGCCATGCTGACAGAGCTTTGTCTAGCATCAGACGAGTTTGACCAATTCTCGGTTCAAGGTCAGAGCAGCGTCACATTTTGTCTGAAGGAGCTACGG GGTTTGTTGGTGTTTGCTGAGTCAACTGGTCTCCCTATTTCTATGTACCTTGACGAGCCAGGAAG ccctGTGGTGCTTTCAGTAACAGACAGTGTCTTGGAGGGGAACTTTGTGTTGGCCACGCTGTCTGATGATCCCAACCatcataaaaacaatacaagacG AGCACAAACACCACCTTCCGCTCCTCCTGATTTTGAGAATGATGACATTGACTCCTATCTCATCGCCATGGATACCAGTATTGTACCAGGTCCCTCGGCTACGGGTCCACCCACACCCCATTTAGCTGAATCTACATATTCAAAACAACCTGCCGCAGCAAAACATAGCACAAATATacacagtgaagaggaagaggaggaagaagacgaaATGGCTGATTCAGACGGACCACCTAATAAGAAG TTCTGCTCCTTGTTCTTTGGATCCGTGCTTCCCCCATCTTCTCAGATGAGTACTCAGCCATTGACAAACCAGGAAGTGCTGGCCAGCGACAGTGAGGAGGACACTTAG
- the tbc1d10c gene encoding calponin homology domain-containing protein DDB_G0272472 isoform X2 gives MLSSLSLAQKNLCEEDSSGSDAESELSLEPETDRFGFILTNGSTAGSVGPSPELVRQRETKWINIILQWDHMLLKKTNKVKVQCQKGIPASLRAKCWPLLCAASDRMKQNENLYQSLDSQPALQTWVDVIERDLGRQFPFHEMFLCKDGHGQRGLFRVLKTYTQFQPEEGYCQAQGPVAAVLLMNMPAEEAFWCLVQISEQYLPGYYSPLLEGVLFDAGMLTWVLRRTCPAAHKHLQHHGVEPLMFATDWLMCLFTRHLPFNTLLRVWDLFFCNGVRVLLQVAVVLVRRVLGRAEQRKQCQGQMETLERLRGVREQVQEEDDTFIAEVCSVPLSARDLEKQTEKELEKWRRDKPSSTFDPRGRCHGYLMAWARSQQNNEDLDKKERKKGNLSVPLSRSASTLSLSPSFFRKRLRKGGKVNTGEGGAKVVRHLSMGAKEDWRSWNELHFKKVQGVQEEDDADEPKKVDQIQNIQTDQKDTEKVKELNDQAETGITEMEGNQSKKAEEDKMPSSQKKETNIETEPNQGPTKDQSVENILQPNECTSHHEQEKMLGYQSQSPVLEQQTLKDVEKESDRPVLESEHSAAVEENWRETQADVLADTYTDREMETDSSEEQTIQAELQQEDETERKPELQKQVDTVSEVLQIGTETIPGSDTEGTTEAATFSDSNTTLETETKETENTEMDKFEVFKENHHSTASLTGIELKAETETEERVEEHVATQSEIESEPAHIDSKTESKTETVIMSLPECTHQQVDTESEADMPVTGDAMKELQQVFTHCSATAYDRGATEPTEEKETISTVHSEFDNNTAQADETQTETTDSAAPAVKEETSEQAKEEDLITEPGGKTSSVEDSYSAAPAVKEETSEQVKEEDLITEPGGKTSSVENSYSVAPAVKEETSEETSEQVKEEDLITEPGGKTSSVEDSYSVAPAVKEETSEQAKEEDLITEPGGKTSSVENSFPEESVHKEPASQLTTNSSEVEKLRENVQEDLAREDNFSSFPKVTDNVHTDSNPQRHDKNDVPAEQDNSELTQNCRCCSGQSSEDFCVCRSSSSHGSRLALSNDLFTAPQETSQPQSISDQAEVKQTESQSHPGAVNTTQTSPEVTESSKVTLFLSTEVTQGKVAEQEPPAVSKRFGLFRRLRGEKPKKAKGKEAHKMQVPTILIQDFSDGTGKLVEELCEDKLSSRERRRKRRERERKEKEEERLRKKNDKETKERERRKPQTRGKSFQVQKRDNKDPQLAKTGSQTLRSSASYAESYF, from the exons ATGTTGAGTTCATTGAGTCTAGCACAGAAGAACCTCTGTGAGGAGGACAGCTCTGGATCTGATGCAGAATCAGAGCTCAGTTTGGAACCAGAGACAGACCGGTTTGGTTTTATTCTAACCAATGGATCCACAGCTGG GAGTGTGGGTCCGTCACCTGAGCTGGTCAGGCAGAGGGAGACCAAGTGGATCAACATCATTCTCCAATGGGATCACATGTTGTTGAAGAAGACCAATAAG GTCAAAGTGCAGTGTCAAAAAGGCATCCCTGCGTCACTGAGAGCCAAGTGCTGGCCTCTGCTCTGTGCAGCCTCCGACAggatgaaacaaaatgaaaacctCTACCAG TCTCTGGACTCCCAGCCAGCTCTGCAGACCTGGGTGGATGTGATTGAAAGAGACCTAGGTCGACAGTTCCCCTTCCATGAAATGTTCCTCTGCAAGGATGGACATGG GCAGCGTGGTCTGTTCCGGGTATTGAAAACCTACACTCAGTTCCAACCAGAAGAGGGTTACTGCCAGGCACAGGGGCCCGTGGCTGCAGTGCTGCTGATGAACATGCCTGCTGAG GAGGCCTTCTGGTGTTTGGTGCAGATCAGTGAGCAGTACCTGCCTGGTTACTACAGCCCTCTACTG GAGGGAGTCCTGTTTGATGCTGGCATGTTGACCTGGGTCCTGAGAAGGACATGTCCTGCAGCACATAAACACCTACAGCACCATGGAGTGGAGCCGCTCATGTTTGCCACCGACTGGCTGATGTGTCTTTTCACACGCCACCTGCCATTCAACACTCTGCTCCGTGTCTGGGACCTGTTTTTTTGCAACG GGGTGCGGGTGCTGCTCCAGGTGGCAGTGGTGCTTGTGCGACGGGTGTTGGGTCGTGCCGAGCAGAGAAAGCAGTGCCAGGGCCAGATGGAGACTCTGGAGAGGCTGAGGGGAGTCAGGGAGCAGGTCCAAGAGGAAGATGACACCTTTATAGCAGAG GTGTGCTCAGTGCCACTATCAGCACGAGATctggagaaacagacagagaaggagCTAGAAAAGTGGAGAAGAGACAAACCCTCATCCACATTTGACCCCAGAGGTCGCTGCCACGGATACCTCATGGCGTGGGCACGGTCTCAGCAGAACAATGAAGACCtagacaagaaagaaagaaaaaaagggaacctGTCCgtccccctctctcgctctgcttCCACACTGTCGCTGTCCCCGTCATTCTTTCGCAAGAGGTTGAGGAAGGGCGGAAAAGTCAATACAGGTGAAGGTGGTGCTAAAGTTGTCAGGCATCTTTCAATGGGAGCAAAGGAGGACTGGAGAAGCTGGAATGAGTTACATTTTAAGAAGGTGCAGGGCGTTCAAGAGGAGGACGATGCAGATGAACCTAAAAAGGTGGACCAAATCCAAAACATTCAGACTGAccaaaaagacacagaaaaagtaaaagaactGAACGACCAAGCTGAAACAGGAATAACTGAAATGGAGGGGAATCAATCGAAAAAGGCAGAAGAGGACAAAATGCCTtcaagccaaaaaaaagaaacaaatatagAAACTGAACCAAATCAAGGTCCAACCAAAGACCAGAGTGTCGAAAATATTCTTCAGCCAAATGAATGTACCTCTCACCATGAACAGGAAAAGATGCTGGGCTACCAGAGCCAGTCACCAGTGTTAGAGCAACAGACACTCAAAGATGTGGAAAAGGAAAGTGACAGACCAGTGTTAGAAAGTGAACATTCAGCTGCTGTGGAGGAAAATTGGAGAGAGACTCAGGCAGATGTTTTGGCAGACACATATACAGACAGAGAAATGGAAACAGACTCAAGTGAGGAACAGACAATTCAGGCTGAACTGCAACAAGAggatgagacagagagaaaaccGGAGCTGCAGAAACAGGTGGACACAGTCAGTGAAGTCTTACAAATAGGAACAGAGACTATTCCAGGCTCAGACACAGAAGGCACCACAGAGGCAGCAACTTTCTCAGACTCAAATACAACactagagacagagacaaaggaaaCAGAGAATACAGAGATGGACAAATTTGAagtatttaaagaaaatcacCACAGCACTGCGTCACTGACAGGAATAGAACTgaaggcagagacagaaactgaagaAAGGGTGGAGGAACATGTAGCCACACAAAGTGAAATAGAGTCTGAACCAGCACATATAGATTCAAAGACAGaaagtaaaacagaaacagTAATCATGTCGTTACCCGAGTGCACTCACCAACAAGTGGACACAGAAAGTGAAGCAGACATGCCAGTTACAGGTGACGCAATGAAAGAGTTACAGCAAGTATTTACTCACTGCTCAGCAACAGCGTATGACAGAGGAGCAACTGAACccacagaggaaaaagaaaccATTTCCACTGTGCACTCAGAGTTTGACAATAATACAGCTCAAGCAGACGAAACACAAACTGAGACTACTGACTCTGCAGCACCTGCAGTGAAG GAGGAGACTTCAGAGCAGGCTAAAGAAGAGGATCTCATCACTGAGCCTGGTGGGAAAACAAGTTCAGTAGAAGATAGTTACTCTGCAGCACCGGCAGTGAAGGAG GAGACTTCAGAGCAGGTTAAAGAAGAGGATCTCATCACTGAGCCTGGTGGGAAAACAAGTTCAGTAGAAAATAGTTACTCTGTAGCACCAGCAGTGAAGGAGGAGACTTCGGAGGAGACTTCAGAGCAGGTTAAAGAAGAGGATCTCATCACTGAGCCTGGTGGGAAAACAAGTTCAGTAGAAGATAGTTACTCTGTAGCACCGGCAGTGAAGGAGGAGACTTCAGAGCAGGCTAAAGAAGAGGATCTCATCACTGAACCTGGTGGGAAAACAAGTTCAGTAGAAAATAGTTTCCCAGAGGAATCTGTACATAAAGAACCAGCAAGTCAGCTCACAACTAATTCTTCAGAGGTGGAAAAGCTAAGGGAAAATGTTCAAGAGGACCTTGCAAGAGAGGATAACTTCTCCTCATTTCCAAAAGTGACAGATAATGTTCACACTGATAGCAACCCACAAAGGCACGATAAAAATGATGTTCCAGCTGAGCAGGATAACAGTGAACTGACTCAAAACTGCAGGTGTTGTAGCGGCCAGTCTTCAGAGGATTTCTGTGTCTGCAGGTCCTCCAGCTCACATGGATCCAGGTTAGCACTCTCCAATGACCTCTTCACTGCCCCACAGGAAACTAGCCAACCACAATCTATCTCTGATCAAGCAGAAGTTAAACAAACTGAATCACAGTCCCATCCTGGAGCAGTAAACACAACCCAAACTTCTCCAGAAGTGACAGAGTCTTCAAAAGTCACCTTGTTCTTGTCCACAGAAGTGACACAGGGGAAAGTAGCAGAGCAGGAGCCGCCTGCTGTTTCTAAACGTTTTGGTCTCTTCCGTAGACTGAGAGGAGAGAAGCCTAAAAAAGCAAAGGGGAAGGAGGCACACAAGATGCAAGTCCCCACAATCTTGATTCAGGACTTCAGTGACGGAACAGGGAAACTGGTCGAGGAACTATGTGAGGACAAACTTAGCTccagggagaggaggagaaagcggAGGGAGcgagaaagaaaggagaaagaggaggagaggttgAGAAAGAAGAATGACAAGGAGACGAAGGAGCGAGAGAGGAGGAAACCGCAGACAAGGGGGAAAAGTTTTCAAGTGCAAAAGAGAGATAACAAAGATCCACAACTGGCAAAGACTGGCTCACAGACTCTTAGATCTTCTGCATCGTATGCTGAATCCTACTTCTGA
- the tbc1d10c gene encoding calponin homology domain-containing protein DDB_G0272472 isoform X1, whose translation MLSSLSLAQKNLCEEDSSGSDAESELSLEPETDRFGFILTNGSTAGSVGPSPELVRQRETKWINIILQWDHMLLKKTNKVKVQCQKGIPASLRAKCWPLLCAASDRMKQNENLYQSLDSQPALQTWVDVIERDLGRQFPFHEMFLCKDGHGQRGLFRVLKTYTQFQPEEGYCQAQGPVAAVLLMNMPAEEAFWCLVQISEQYLPGYYSPLLEGVLFDAGMLTWVLRRTCPAAHKHLQHHGVEPLMFATDWLMCLFTRHLPFNTLLRVWDLFFCNGVRVLLQVAVVLVRRVLGRAEQRKQCQGQMETLERLRGVREQVQEEDDTFIAEVCSVPLSARDLEKQTEKELEKWRRDKPSSTFDPRGRCHGYLMAWARSQQNNEDLDKKERKKGNLSVPLSRSASTLSLSPSFFRKRLRKGGKVNTGEGGAKVVRHLSMGAKEDWRSWNELHFKKVQGVQEEDDADEPKKVDQIQNIQTDQKDTEKVKELNDQAETGITEMEGNQSKKAEEDKMPSSQKKETNIETEPNQGPTKDQSVENILQPNECTSHHEQEKMLGYQSQSPVLEQQTLKDVEKESDRPVLESEHSAAVEENWRETQADVLADTYTDREMETDSSEEQTIQAELQQEDETERKPELQKQVDTVSEVLQIGTETIPGSDTEGTTEAATFSDSNTTLETETKETENTEMDKFEVFKENHHSTASLTGIELKAETETEERVEEHVATQSEIESEPAHIDSKTESKTETVIMSLPECTHQQVDTESEADMPVTGDAMKELQQVFTHCSATAYDRGATEPTEEKETISTVHSEFDNNTAQADETQTETTDSAAPAVKEETSEQAKEEDLITEPGGKTSSVEDSYSAAPAVKEETSEQVKEEDLITEPGGKTSSVENSYSVAPAVKEETSEETSEQVKEEDLITEPGGKTSSVENSYSVAPAVKEETSEETSEQVKEEDLITEPGGKTSSVEDSYSVAPAVKEETSEQAKEEDLITEPGGKTSSVENSFPEESVHKEPASQLTTNSSEVEKLRENVQEDLAREDNFSSFPKVTDNVHTDSNPQRHDKNDVPAEQDNSELTQNCRCCSGQSSEDFCVCRSSSSHGSRLALSNDLFTAPQETSQPQSISDQAEVKQTESQSHPGAVNTTQTSPEVTESSKVTLFLSTEVTQGKVAEQEPPAVSKRFGLFRRLRGEKPKKAKGKEAHKMQVPTILIQDFSDGTGKLVEELCEDKLSSRERRRKRRERERKEKEEERLRKKNDKETKERERRKPQTRGKSFQVQKRDNKDPQLAKTGSQTLRSSASYAESYF comes from the exons ATGTTGAGTTCATTGAGTCTAGCACAGAAGAACCTCTGTGAGGAGGACAGCTCTGGATCTGATGCAGAATCAGAGCTCAGTTTGGAACCAGAGACAGACCGGTTTGGTTTTATTCTAACCAATGGATCCACAGCTGG GAGTGTGGGTCCGTCACCTGAGCTGGTCAGGCAGAGGGAGACCAAGTGGATCAACATCATTCTCCAATGGGATCACATGTTGTTGAAGAAGACCAATAAG GTCAAAGTGCAGTGTCAAAAAGGCATCCCTGCGTCACTGAGAGCCAAGTGCTGGCCTCTGCTCTGTGCAGCCTCCGACAggatgaaacaaaatgaaaacctCTACCAG TCTCTGGACTCCCAGCCAGCTCTGCAGACCTGGGTGGATGTGATTGAAAGAGACCTAGGTCGACAGTTCCCCTTCCATGAAATGTTCCTCTGCAAGGATGGACATGG GCAGCGTGGTCTGTTCCGGGTATTGAAAACCTACACTCAGTTCCAACCAGAAGAGGGTTACTGCCAGGCACAGGGGCCCGTGGCTGCAGTGCTGCTGATGAACATGCCTGCTGAG GAGGCCTTCTGGTGTTTGGTGCAGATCAGTGAGCAGTACCTGCCTGGTTACTACAGCCCTCTACTG GAGGGAGTCCTGTTTGATGCTGGCATGTTGACCTGGGTCCTGAGAAGGACATGTCCTGCAGCACATAAACACCTACAGCACCATGGAGTGGAGCCGCTCATGTTTGCCACCGACTGGCTGATGTGTCTTTTCACACGCCACCTGCCATTCAACACTCTGCTCCGTGTCTGGGACCTGTTTTTTTGCAACG GGGTGCGGGTGCTGCTCCAGGTGGCAGTGGTGCTTGTGCGACGGGTGTTGGGTCGTGCCGAGCAGAGAAAGCAGTGCCAGGGCCAGATGGAGACTCTGGAGAGGCTGAGGGGAGTCAGGGAGCAGGTCCAAGAGGAAGATGACACCTTTATAGCAGAG GTGTGCTCAGTGCCACTATCAGCACGAGATctggagaaacagacagagaaggagCTAGAAAAGTGGAGAAGAGACAAACCCTCATCCACATTTGACCCCAGAGGTCGCTGCCACGGATACCTCATGGCGTGGGCACGGTCTCAGCAGAACAATGAAGACCtagacaagaaagaaagaaaaaaagggaacctGTCCgtccccctctctcgctctgcttCCACACTGTCGCTGTCCCCGTCATTCTTTCGCAAGAGGTTGAGGAAGGGCGGAAAAGTCAATACAGGTGAAGGTGGTGCTAAAGTTGTCAGGCATCTTTCAATGGGAGCAAAGGAGGACTGGAGAAGCTGGAATGAGTTACATTTTAAGAAGGTGCAGGGCGTTCAAGAGGAGGACGATGCAGATGAACCTAAAAAGGTGGACCAAATCCAAAACATTCAGACTGAccaaaaagacacagaaaaagtaaaagaactGAACGACCAAGCTGAAACAGGAATAACTGAAATGGAGGGGAATCAATCGAAAAAGGCAGAAGAGGACAAAATGCCTtcaagccaaaaaaaagaaacaaatatagAAACTGAACCAAATCAAGGTCCAACCAAAGACCAGAGTGTCGAAAATATTCTTCAGCCAAATGAATGTACCTCTCACCATGAACAGGAAAAGATGCTGGGCTACCAGAGCCAGTCACCAGTGTTAGAGCAACAGACACTCAAAGATGTGGAAAAGGAAAGTGACAGACCAGTGTTAGAAAGTGAACATTCAGCTGCTGTGGAGGAAAATTGGAGAGAGACTCAGGCAGATGTTTTGGCAGACACATATACAGACAGAGAAATGGAAACAGACTCAAGTGAGGAACAGACAATTCAGGCTGAACTGCAACAAGAggatgagacagagagaaaaccGGAGCTGCAGAAACAGGTGGACACAGTCAGTGAAGTCTTACAAATAGGAACAGAGACTATTCCAGGCTCAGACACAGAAGGCACCACAGAGGCAGCAACTTTCTCAGACTCAAATACAACactagagacagagacaaaggaaaCAGAGAATACAGAGATGGACAAATTTGAagtatttaaagaaaatcacCACAGCACTGCGTCACTGACAGGAATAGAACTgaaggcagagacagaaactgaagaAAGGGTGGAGGAACATGTAGCCACACAAAGTGAAATAGAGTCTGAACCAGCACATATAGATTCAAAGACAGaaagtaaaacagaaacagTAATCATGTCGTTACCCGAGTGCACTCACCAACAAGTGGACACAGAAAGTGAAGCAGACATGCCAGTTACAGGTGACGCAATGAAAGAGTTACAGCAAGTATTTACTCACTGCTCAGCAACAGCGTATGACAGAGGAGCAACTGAACccacagaggaaaaagaaaccATTTCCACTGTGCACTCAGAGTTTGACAATAATACAGCTCAAGCAGACGAAACACAAACTGAGACTACTGACTCTGCAGCACCTGCAGTGAAG GAGGAGACTTCAGAGCAGGCTAAAGAAGAGGATCTCATCACTGAGCCTGGTGGGAAAACAAGTTCAGTAGAAGATAGTTACTCTGCAGCACCGGCAGTGAAGGAGGAGACTTCAGAGCAGGTTAAAGAAGAGGATCTCATCACTGAGCCTGGTGGGAAAACAAGTTCAGTAGAAAATAGTTACTCTGTAGCACCAGCAGTGAAGGAGGAGACTTCGGAGGAGACTTCAGAGCAGGTTAAAGAAGAGGATCTCATCACTGAGCCTGGTGGGAAAACAAGTTCAGTAGAAAATAGTTACTCTGTAGCACCAGCAGTGAAGGAGGAGACTTCGGAGGAGACTTCAGAGCAGGTTAAAGAAGAGGATCTCATCACTGAGCCTGGTGGGAAAACAAGTTCAGTAGAAGATAGTTACTCTGTAGCACCGGCAGTGAAGGAGGAGACTTCAGAGCAGGCTAAAGAAGAGGATCTCATCACTGAACCTGGTGGGAAAACAAGTTCAGTAGAAAATAGTTTCCCAGAGGAATCTGTACATAAAGAACCAGCAAGTCAGCTCACAACTAATTCTTCAGAGGTGGAAAAGCTAAGGGAAAATGTTCAAGAGGACCTTGCAAGAGAGGATAACTTCTCCTCATTTCCAAAAGTGACAGATAATGTTCACACTGATAGCAACCCACAAAGGCACGATAAAAATGATGTTCCAGCTGAGCAGGATAACAGTGAACTGACTCAAAACTGCAGGTGTTGTAGCGGCCAGTCTTCAGAGGATTTCTGTGTCTGCAGGTCCTCCAGCTCACATGGATCCAGGTTAGCACTCTCCAATGACCTCTTCACTGCCCCACAGGAAACTAGCCAACCACAATCTATCTCTGATCAAGCAGAAGTTAAACAAACTGAATCACAGTCCCATCCTGGAGCAGTAAACACAACCCAAACTTCTCCAGAAGTGACAGAGTCTTCAAAAGTCACCTTGTTCTTGTCCACAGAAGTGACACAGGGGAAAGTAGCAGAGCAGGAGCCGCCTGCTGTTTCTAAACGTTTTGGTCTCTTCCGTAGACTGAGAGGAGAGAAGCCTAAAAAAGCAAAGGGGAAGGAGGCACACAAGATGCAAGTCCCCACAATCTTGATTCAGGACTTCAGTGACGGAACAGGGAAACTGGTCGAGGAACTATGTGAGGACAAACTTAGCTccagggagaggaggagaaagcggAGGGAGcgagaaagaaaggagaaagaggaggagaggttgAGAAAGAAGAATGACAAGGAGACGAAGGAGCGAGAGAGGAGGAAACCGCAGACAAGGGGGAAAAGTTTTCAAGTGCAAAAGAGAGATAACAAAGATCCACAACTGGCAAAGACTGGCTCACAGACTCTTAGATCTTCTGCATCGTATGCTGAATCCTACTTCTGA
- the ran gene encoding GTP-binding nuclear protein Ran, with translation MEKHDCVASFKLVLVGDGGTGKTTFVKRHVTGEFEKKYVATLGVEVHPLIFHTNRGPIKYNVWDTAGQEKFGGLRDGYYIQAQCAIIMFDVTSRVTYKNVPNWHRDLVRVCENVPIVLCGNKVDIKDRKVKAKSIVFHRKKNLQYYDISAKSNYNFEKPFLWLARKMIGDANLEFVAMPALAPPEVQMDPTLAAKYEEELQVASQTALPEDEDDL, from the exons ATGGAAAAACATGATTGTGTCGCTTCATTTAAG TTGGTGTTGGTAGGTGATGGGGGCACCGGAAAAACGACATTTGTGAAGAGGCACGTCACAGGAGAGTTCGAGAAGAAATACGTTG CTACTCTGGGAGTAGAGGTGCATCCACTGATCTTTCACACAAATAGAGGACCTATTAAGTACAATGTGTGGGACACAGCTGGTCAGGAGAAGTTTGGAGGCTTGAGAGATGGATACTACATTCAAG CTCAGTGTGCTATCATCATGTTTGACGTCACCTCTAGAGTAACCTATAAGAATGTGCCTAACTGGCACCGTGACTTGGTCCGTGTCTGTGAGAATGTTCCCATTGTCCTTTGTGGCAACAAAGTGGACATAAAAGACAGGAAAGTCAAAGCCAAGAGCATTGTGTTTCACCGCAAGAAGAACCTGCAG TACTATGACATTTCTGCCAAGAGTAACTACAACTTTGAGAAGCCTTTCTTGTGGTTAGCAAGAAAGATGATCGGTGATGCCAACCTGGAATTTGTTGCAATGCCAGCCCTTGCTCCCCCAGAAGTCCAAATGGACCCAACGCTTGCTGCTAAATACGAGGAAGAGCTTCAA GTTGCATCACAAACAGCGCTCccagaagatgaagatgaccTCTAA